A part of Paenibacillus sp. sptzw28 genomic DNA contains:
- the nikA gene encoding nickel ABC transporter substrate-binding protein, with protein MKPSLLRSKTLALLLAGVVSLSAAGCAEAPTQAPTQADDKKVTLLYTFKTGSLDPNNGSTPLRAGITETLVKLGSDLSLEGWLAEKWEATNETTWVFTIREGVTFHDGTKADAAAVKASFERGIAASEALAGALKIESMEAAGQTLTIKTTEPYPALPSELVNPSASVISVQAEQKMGKEAFNNAPVGTGPFKVKKFEPNVEVQLERYDGYWAGTPKLKEASFKFNEDANVRALALQSNEADIVYNLPAESIDAIKSNKSLRIESVPGLRAHYILYNYQRPLLQDLKVRQAMNYLLDRESIAKDIMLGNAVPANGPFNSKLPFGSKDPADGADLAKAKALLADAGYTAGADGKLLKDGKPLALELITYKGRPELPLIAQMLQSDAAKAGITVTIKTVENVDAYLKDNKDWDMATYSNLTAPRGDGGYFLNSAFTPEGSLNASKISITRLSDMIKQLNATSDTAGRVKLTQEAVSVINQEVPHSYGVYPNIIVGVNNRIEGWTPGGEEYYMLTHTMDVK; from the coding sequence ATGAAACCGAGTTTATTACGATCCAAAACGCTTGCGCTCCTGCTGGCCGGCGTTGTCTCACTCTCAGCGGCAGGCTGCGCGGAAGCTCCCACGCAGGCTCCTACACAGGCTGACGACAAGAAAGTAACGCTATTATACACATTCAAAACCGGCAGTCTGGACCCCAATAACGGCAGTACTCCGCTGCGGGCCGGAATTACCGAAACCTTGGTAAAGCTGGGTTCCGATCTTAGTCTGGAGGGCTGGCTCGCGGAGAAATGGGAAGCCACGAATGAAACGACCTGGGTGTTCACCATCCGCGAAGGAGTTACCTTTCATGACGGTACGAAGGCAGATGCTGCTGCGGTCAAAGCATCCTTCGAAAGAGGAATCGCAGCAAGCGAAGCGCTGGCCGGAGCGTTGAAGATAGAGTCAATGGAAGCAGCCGGCCAGACACTCACGATTAAGACCACCGAGCCGTATCCGGCCCTTCCGTCTGAGCTCGTCAATCCCTCGGCGTCCGTCATCAGCGTTCAGGCCGAGCAGAAAATGGGCAAGGAAGCATTCAACAATGCCCCGGTGGGAACCGGACCGTTCAAGGTCAAGAAATTTGAGCCGAACGTAGAAGTTCAGCTCGAGCGTTATGACGGCTACTGGGCAGGCACGCCCAAGCTTAAGGAAGCCTCGTTCAAATTTAATGAGGACGCGAATGTCCGCGCTCTTGCACTGCAATCGAATGAGGCGGACATCGTATATAATTTGCCTGCCGAAAGCATAGATGCAATCAAGAGCAATAAGTCGCTCCGGATCGAGTCCGTACCAGGACTGCGGGCTCATTATATTTTGTACAACTACCAAAGGCCGCTGCTGCAGGATTTGAAGGTCCGTCAGGCCATGAACTATTTGCTCGACCGCGAATCGATCGCCAAGGATATAATGCTGGGGAATGCCGTCCCCGCTAACGGACCCTTCAACAGCAAGCTTCCGTTTGGCAGCAAGGATCCAGCAGACGGGGCGGATTTGGCAAAAGCAAAGGCGCTGCTCGCAGATGCCGGCTACACGGCTGGAGCGGACGGCAAGCTGTTGAAGGATGGGAAGCCGCTCGCGCTTGAACTGATCACCTATAAAGGAAGACCCGAGCTTCCGTTGATTGCGCAGATGCTGCAATCCGATGCAGCAAAGGCGGGTATTACGGTCACCATTAAGACAGTTGAGAACGTCGACGCATATTTGAAGGATAACAAGGACTGGGATATGGCGACCTACAGCAATTTGACTGCTCCGCGAGGGGACGGCGGCTACTTTCTCAACAGTGCTTTTACACCGGAAGGTTCGTTAAATGCGAGCAAGATTAGTATAACCAGGCTCAGCGATATGATCAAACAGCTGAATGCGACGAGTGACACGGCGGGGCGGGTCAAGCTTACGCAGGAGGCGGTAAGTGTGATAAACCAGGAAGTGCCCCACAGCTACGGTGTGTACCCGAATATTATCGTCGGCGTTAATAATCGCATCGAAGGGTGGACGCCTGGCGGTGAAGAATATTACATGCTTACGCATACGATGGATGTGAAGTAA
- a CDS encoding ferredoxin, with protein sequence MTARDLEGMKHHLLICNGGSCMLSQGEEVTQAIREEIARCGADALIHTTRTRCNGRCEDACVVIHYPEGNWYREVTPDIGRRLVNELIHTGRPLGRNILHSCKAAIGISAAND encoded by the coding sequence ATGACAGCCAGGGACTTGGAAGGAATGAAGCATCACCTTCTCATTTGCAATGGCGGCAGCTGCATGCTGAGCCAAGGCGAAGAAGTGACACAGGCCATTCGTGAAGAGATAGCCCGCTGCGGTGCAGATGCCCTAATTCATACAACAAGAACGCGCTGCAATGGCAGATGCGAGGACGCCTGCGTTGTCATTCACTATCCGGAAGGCAACTGGTACCGTGAAGTCACTCCGGATATAGGTAGAAGGCTTGTGAATGAGCTTATACATACCGGCCGTCCGCTCGGACGGAACATACTGCACAGCTGCAAGGCGGCAATCGGAATATCCGCAGCAAATGATTAA
- a CDS encoding GTP-binding protein, translated as MNQDKIPVTVLSGYLGAGKTTVLNHVLNNRNGLKVAVIVNDLSEVNIDAALVKNGGGLSRTNETLVEMSNGCICCTLREDLLREVERLALENRFDYILIESTGVGEPVPVAQTFTYIDEEQGIDLSRFCRLDCMVTVVDAYRFWHDYSSGETLLERSQAVGEDDTREVVDLLIDQIEFCDVLLLNKCDMVDKDELEELEDVLRKLQPRAKLIRTEQGKVEPSDILNTGLFNFEEASASAGWIKEMENPVHTPETEEYGITSFVYERVRPFHPQRLMQWMEDWPAEVVRAKGMMWLASRNEFGQSLSQAGPSIQFGPSGYWIAALSEEERKAILSEDPELARNWDETYGDRINKIVFIGIEMDRANLISSLDECLLTEEEMSQDWSRFPDDLPNAAPEQLEAALP; from the coding sequence ATGAACCAGGATAAAATACCGGTTACCGTCCTGAGCGGCTACCTGGGTGCAGGTAAAACTACCGTTCTTAATCATGTTCTGAATAACCGCAATGGCTTGAAAGTGGCGGTTATAGTGAACGACTTGAGCGAAGTGAACATCGACGCCGCGCTGGTCAAGAATGGAGGAGGACTTTCCCGGACGAACGAAACATTGGTTGAAATGTCTAATGGATGCATCTGCTGCACGCTCAGGGAAGACCTGCTCCGAGAGGTTGAACGGCTGGCGCTTGAAAATCGCTTTGATTATATCCTCATCGAATCGACAGGTGTCGGCGAACCGGTACCGGTCGCGCAAACCTTTACTTATATCGATGAGGAGCAGGGCATCGACTTATCCAGGTTCTGCCGGTTGGACTGCATGGTAACAGTAGTTGACGCTTACCGTTTCTGGCACGACTATTCTTCCGGCGAGACGCTGCTCGAGAGGAGCCAGGCCGTAGGAGAAGATGATACGAGGGAAGTGGTCGATTTGCTGATCGACCAGATCGAATTCTGCGATGTGCTGCTGCTTAATAAGTGCGACATGGTGGATAAGGATGAACTGGAGGAGCTGGAGGATGTACTGAGAAAGCTCCAGCCGCGGGCCAAACTTATCCGGACTGAGCAGGGCAAGGTGGAACCTTCCGACATATTGAATACGGGCTTGTTCAATTTCGAAGAAGCGAGCGCTTCGGCAGGCTGGATCAAGGAGATGGAGAATCCGGTTCATACGCCGGAAACGGAAGAGTACGGAATTACCTCTTTTGTTTACGAACGGGTCAGGCCGTTTCATCCGCAAAGGCTGATGCAGTGGATGGAGGATTGGCCGGCGGAGGTGGTCAGAGCCAAAGGGATGATGTGGCTTGCCTCCCGCAATGAATTCGGTCAAAGCCTGAGTCAGGCCGGGCCATCGATCCAATTCGGACCTTCCGGATACTGGATCGCCGCATTGTCCGAAGAAGAGCGGAAGGCGATTTTGAGCGAGGATCCGGAGCTTGCACGCAACTGGGATGAGACGTATGGTGACCGAATAAACAAGATCGTCTTCATCGGCATTGAAATGGACCGGGCGAACCTCATCTCCAGCCTGGATGAATGCCTGCTTACCGAAGAAGAAATGAGTCAGGACTGGAGCCGGTTCCCGGATGATCTTCCGAATGCCGCACCTGAACAATTGGAAGCCGCTCTTCCGTAA
- a CDS encoding metal ABC transporter substrate-binding protein has translation MKAKITKSFLMAAAVALVLSGCAGKSGNSSEGSANAGPAADAGKKLKVVTTFYPMYEFSKQIGGDHADVVALIPPGAEPHDWEPSAKDMAQIKEADVFVYNGIVEGWAEQALESAANDKRVAVEASSGIDLMEGVPEEEEPGHHDNESGHVLDPHVWLDPVLAQQEVTTILAGFEKADPANAADYKKNADSFIAKLKELDTAYRTGLENVKLKDFVTQHAAFGYLAKQYGLTQIPIAGLSPDQEPSPEKMAEIVKFAKEHQVKTIFFETLVDPQVAGTVANEIGAKTDVLNPLEGLTEEDKKNDLDYIGIMKQNLAALEKALNE, from the coding sequence ATGAAAGCAAAGATTACCAAATCATTTTTAATGGCTGCTGCAGTTGCGCTCGTCTTGTCGGGATGTGCAGGGAAATCGGGAAACAGCTCCGAGGGCTCTGCGAACGCTGGGCCGGCTGCAGACGCAGGCAAGAAGCTCAAGGTTGTAACCACATTTTATCCGATGTATGAGTTCAGCAAGCAGATTGGCGGAGATCACGCGGACGTTGTAGCTCTCATCCCGCCCGGAGCGGAACCGCACGACTGGGAACCGAGCGCGAAGGACATGGCGCAGATAAAGGAAGCGGATGTGTTCGTCTATAACGGCATAGTCGAAGGATGGGCTGAGCAGGCGCTCGAAAGCGCGGCCAATGATAAGCGGGTTGCAGTCGAAGCCAGCAGCGGCATTGACCTTATGGAAGGCGTTCCGGAAGAAGAAGAGCCGGGTCACCATGACAATGAGAGCGGACATGTCCTTGACCCGCATGTATGGCTCGATCCCGTGCTTGCCCAGCAAGAAGTTACGACTATACTTGCGGGATTCGAGAAAGCGGACCCGGCCAACGCGGCGGATTACAAGAAAAACGCGGACAGCTTTATCGCTAAGCTGAAGGAATTGGATACAGCTTATAGAACCGGTCTGGAGAACGTCAAGCTCAAAGACTTTGTGACCCAGCATGCCGCATTCGGCTATCTGGCCAAACAATACGGTTTAACGCAGATCCCTATTGCAGGACTCTCTCCCGATCAAGAGCCTTCCCCGGAGAAGATGGCGGAAATCGTGAAATTTGCGAAGGAACATCAAGTCAAAACGATTTTCTTCGAAACATTGGTTGACCCGCAGGTTGCCGGGACGGTAGCTAACGAGATCGGCGCCAAAACAGACGTATTGAATCCTCTTGAAGGCTTGACCGAGGAAGATAAGAAAAACGATCTGGACTATATCGGCATTATGAAGCAAAACCTTGCAGCGCTCGAGAAGGCGCTCAACGAGTAG
- a CDS encoding metal ABC transporter permease: MEMLHYDFMQRAFCAGGIIALLASVLGVYLMIRRQALMADMLSHVSLAGIAGGAYLHVDPTLTGFIVAIIGAIAVEYVRRSYKTYSEISVAIIMVGGLSSAVVLMSLNQNINKSFSSYLFGSVVAVNQTQLLLMFFVALVGGAFFYLFRRPLYQIAFDEETAKTGGLPVKWISLCFSVLTGMIVAAAMPIVGVLLVSSLIVLPAALAIRIAPSFTAALFLSMGIGLTGVFSGLTASYQLSTPPGGTIALVLLLFLVSGITIKKAVLKLGIRSRKSDRETEISAYSRIPRFSKDVSGQ, encoded by the coding sequence ATGGAAATGCTGCACTACGACTTCATGCAGCGGGCATTTTGTGCCGGTGGGATAATTGCTTTGCTCGCTTCCGTACTTGGCGTATATTTGATGATCAGAAGGCAGGCGTTAATGGCGGATATGCTGTCGCACGTTTCGCTGGCCGGCATAGCAGGAGGCGCCTACCTTCATGTCGATCCGACGCTGACCGGATTTATCGTGGCGATAATCGGCGCAATTGCCGTCGAATATGTAAGAAGATCATATAAGACATACAGCGAGATTTCAGTCGCCATCATCATGGTCGGCGGATTATCCTCGGCGGTCGTTCTGATGAGCCTCAACCAGAATATCAATAAGAGCTTCTCGTCTTATTTGTTCGGATCTGTGGTGGCCGTCAATCAGACACAGCTGCTGTTAATGTTCTTCGTGGCATTGGTCGGAGGAGCTTTCTTCTATCTCTTCCGCCGGCCTTTGTACCAAATCGCCTTCGACGAAGAGACCGCCAAAACCGGCGGGCTTCCGGTTAAATGGATTTCTCTCTGCTTCAGTGTGCTGACAGGTATGATCGTCGCCGCGGCGATGCCGATTGTAGGAGTTTTGCTCGTATCCTCCCTGATCGTTCTTCCGGCCGCTTTGGCGATCCGGATTGCTCCGAGCTTCACGGCAGCGCTGTTCCTCTCCATGGGGATTGGGCTTACGGGCGTGTTCTCGGGACTGACCGCATCTTACCAGCTGAGCACTCCTCCGGGAGGAACGATCGCTCTTGTACTCCTGTTGTTTCTCGTCTCAGGCATCACAATCAAGAAAGCCGTTCTGAAACTCGGGATCAGAAGCCGTAAAAGCGACAGGGAAACGGAAATTTCCGCATACAGCCGGATTCCCCGTTTCTCAAAGGATGTTTCCGGGCAATAG
- a CDS encoding metal ABC transporter ATP-binding protein, which produces MLLASLKQVEFGYGDVPCIEDANIDIYSGEFVAVTGSNGASKTTLLKLALGLIQPWKGKVHLSSRNTEGNKLVVGYVPQQIAAFNGGFPSTIVEFVRSGRYVRGSWLRRLKPEDHELTEKALRQVGMWELRNRKIGELSGGQKQRICVARALAQQPDLLILDEPTTGMDQESRLGFYELMHHQVKEHGTTVVMVTHGLSEVKEYLDRIIELERKEDGGWKCCTTTSCSGHFVPVG; this is translated from the coding sequence ATGCTGTTAGCCTCATTAAAACAGGTTGAGTTCGGATACGGCGATGTGCCTTGTATAGAAGATGCAAATATTGATATTTATTCCGGAGAATTTGTGGCTGTAACGGGCTCCAACGGAGCTTCCAAGACTACGCTGCTGAAGCTGGCGCTCGGCCTGATTCAGCCGTGGAAAGGAAAGGTGCACCTCTCCTCCCGCAACACGGAAGGAAATAAGCTAGTAGTGGGCTATGTTCCTCAGCAGATCGCGGCTTTCAACGGAGGATTTCCAAGCACGATAGTGGAATTCGTCCGTTCAGGCCGTTATGTTAGAGGCTCCTGGCTGCGGAGGCTGAAGCCCGAAGATCACGAGCTCACGGAAAAGGCGCTGCGGCAGGTCGGGATGTGGGAGCTGCGAAACCGGAAAATCGGGGAGCTCTCAGGCGGACAGAAGCAGCGGATTTGCGTCGCGCGGGCACTGGCCCAGCAGCCCGATCTGCTCATATTAGACGAGCCCACCACGGGCATGGATCAGGAGAGCCGGCTCGGCTTCTATGAATTAATGCATCATCAGGTGAAAGAACATGGAACGACGGTGGTTATGGTTACTCATGGACTGTCCGAAGTGAAGGAATATCTGGATCGCATCATAGAGCTCGAACGGAAGGAGGATGGAGGATGGAAATGCTGCACTACGACTTCATGCAGCGGGCATTTTGTGCCGGTGGGATAA
- a CDS encoding GTP-binding protein gives MRTPVIVLSGFLGSGKTTLLLRLLEETGNRRLQAGVLMNELGKYDVDGLFLNEHGGTAIEKLLDGCVCCSKKSELAGSLSALLQRKPDVIFIELTGVANPEEIADALTEPSLLGRMRLKQIITVLDAENALDYNSIFESDKQLVRTLRRQLEVADLIIVNKTDLVRATHLQKIEKVIHKQNERATIAYTSHSRVDLGPVLDGIVRNDDPKRVSVQRIRSAKAAKLAQAAPAAAWHEYRQEHEDHSHEAHGSFSRVRTLALPWSETTAVSQERVERFLHQWKDRLLRAKGYMFFPDKGRTYLMQHAGKRTYWDTVSYSGPSYIVMIGIELDEERLLSEWNRLI, from the coding sequence TTGAGGACCCCTGTTATCGTACTAAGCGGATTTCTGGGAAGCGGAAAGACTACTCTGCTGCTGCGTTTATTGGAGGAAACCGGAAATCGCCGCCTGCAAGCCGGAGTATTAATGAATGAACTGGGAAAATATGACGTGGACGGTTTGTTTTTGAACGAACACGGGGGCACGGCCATCGAAAAACTTCTGGACGGCTGCGTGTGCTGCAGCAAGAAGAGCGAATTGGCCGGCAGTCTGAGTGCATTGCTTCAGAGAAAACCGGATGTAATCTTCATAGAGTTAACGGGTGTAGCCAATCCCGAGGAGATTGCCGACGCATTGACCGAACCGTCACTCCTTGGGCGCATGCGGCTTAAACAGATCATTACTGTGCTGGATGCCGAGAATGCGCTGGATTATAACAGCATATTTGAATCCGACAAGCAGCTGGTTCGGACGCTGCGCCGGCAATTGGAAGTGGCGGACCTGATCATCGTTAACAAAACAGATCTCGTAAGAGCGACCCACCTGCAAAAAATCGAAAAAGTAATCCATAAACAAAATGAACGTGCAACTATCGCATATACCTCACATAGCCGTGTCGACTTGGGACCCGTTCTGGACGGTATTGTAAGAAATGATGATCCGAAGCGGGTTTCCGTGCAGCGTATCCGGTCGGCCAAAGCAGCGAAGCTTGCCCAGGCAGCACCTGCGGCAGCGTGGCACGAGTACAGGCAGGAGCACGAAGACCATAGTCACGAAGCACACGGCTCCTTCTCCCGGGTGCGGACACTGGCCCTCCCCTGGTCTGAGACAACAGCGGTTTCACAAGAGCGGGTAGAACGTTTTCTTCATCAATGGAAAGACCGGTTATTACGGGCCAAGGGCTATATGTTTTTCCCGGATAAGGGACGAACCTACTTAATGCAGCATGCGGGTAAGCGAACATACTGGGACACGGTTTCTTACTCGGGCCCTTCTTACATCGTCATGATCGGAATCGAACTTGACGAGGAACGTCTGCTTTCGGAATGGAACCGATTGATTTGA
- a CDS encoding SagB family peptide dehydrogenase: protein MSLKAFLHDLHFESDKAKPPDWEADWEDAPLPYKLYRRLPSFPLCAEVPLTLAGCAVQGKAELREVGHFLWYVFGLAQVSQSVFVLDSTADAAGFPQQTNRRFVPSGGGLYPNELYIYLKLEDLPAGIYHYDAAHHRLLLLREGNFDAYLGRALGNRCDVPGCFGVAFVSTMFWKNFFKYNNFSYRLQGLDAGVMIGQMLEAAKRFGYQSCVYFQYLDMAVNHLLGLSGQEESVYAVIPLSTDPTVNWFARGGEGRGGISALELSRELAAVRHDHYIRSRRVLEYPLLAEMNEASGQKSTDSFRLIESREEERYGGSKVILPGVNRLQYDLASVCRKRYSPESDYVLRQIGQPELAALLQEATASFNYRNDLDGTRQTAVPRVVLYGCFHGVEGIADGAYRYDGAAHELQLARPGDHRMRLQEGMSLGNINLFQVPLCFHVAGDKDHLQSQLGFRGYRIQQMEAGMLVQRLLLAAIASGMGGRPLLGFDAANSDEIQSLAPLGQTSLIQIPVGHYRGRPRLEGSLSR, encoded by the coding sequence ATGAGTCTGAAGGCATTTCTGCACGACCTGCATTTTGAGTCGGATAAGGCCAAACCCCCGGATTGGGAGGCGGATTGGGAAGACGCGCCGCTTCCCTACAAGCTTTACCGGCGCCTGCCCTCTTTTCCGCTGTGCGCGGAGGTGCCGCTGACGCTTGCAGGCTGCGCGGTTCAAGGTAAGGCGGAGCTTCGTGAAGTCGGCCATTTTCTCTGGTATGTATTCGGGCTCGCGCAGGTAAGCCAGTCCGTTTTTGTTCTGGATTCAACCGCAGACGCTGCGGGTTTCCCGCAGCAGACGAACCGCCGTTTCGTTCCTTCCGGCGGGGGGTTATATCCGAATGAGCTGTACATTTATCTCAAGCTGGAGGATTTGCCGGCCGGGATCTATCATTACGATGCTGCTCACCATCGCCTGCTTCTGCTGCGTGAGGGGAATTTCGATGCTTATCTTGGCAGGGCGCTGGGAAATCGCTGCGACGTGCCGGGTTGTTTCGGCGTTGCTTTTGTTTCGACCATGTTCTGGAAAAATTTCTTTAAGTATAATAACTTTTCCTATCGCCTGCAGGGGCTCGACGCCGGGGTGATGATCGGTCAAATGCTGGAGGCGGCGAAAAGGTTTGGCTATCAGTCCTGTGTTTACTTCCAGTATCTTGATATGGCGGTCAACCATCTGCTTGGGCTGTCCGGTCAGGAGGAGAGCGTTTATGCGGTGATTCCGTTATCGACGGATCCTACCGTTAATTGGTTTGCCAGGGGTGGTGAGGGCCGCGGCGGTATATCGGCGCTCGAGCTGAGCCGGGAGCTGGCAGCGGTTCGTCATGATCACTACATCCGTTCACGTCGGGTCCTGGAATATCCGCTCCTTGCCGAGATGAACGAGGCTTCCGGGCAGAAATCAACAGATTCGTTTCGGCTCATCGAAAGCCGGGAAGAGGAGAGATACGGGGGCAGCAAGGTTATATTGCCCGGCGTAAACAGGCTGCAGTACGATTTGGCGTCTGTTTGCCGAAAGAGGTATTCTCCTGAATCGGATTATGTGCTGCGGCAGATCGGCCAACCCGAGCTGGCTGCTCTGCTGCAAGAGGCCACAGCTTCCTTCAATTACCGTAACGATCTGGATGGAACGCGGCAGACAGCTGTTCCCCGGGTTGTGTTGTATGGATGCTTCCATGGTGTAGAAGGAATTGCGGATGGGGCTTACCGCTATGACGGAGCGGCACATGAGCTGCAGCTGGCGCGGCCCGGAGATCACAGAATGAGGCTGCAGGAGGGAATGTCCCTGGGGAATATAAATCTGTTCCAGGTACCTTTATGTTTCCACGTGGCCGGGGACAAGGACCATCTTCAATCACAGCTTGGATTCAGAGGCTACCGTATACAACAAATGGAGGCCGGTATGCTTGTACAGCGCTTACTGCTCGCGGCGATTGCCTCCGGGATGGGGGGACGCCCGCTCCTTGGCTTTGATGCTGCAAACAGCGATGAAATTCAGAGCCTCGCCCCTCTGGGCCAAACCAGCCTGATCCAAATTCCAGTCGGTCATTATCGCGGGCGACCCCGGTTGGAGGGGAGCTTGTCACGTTAA
- a CDS encoding TOMM precursor leader peptide-binding protein — MRAIVAVIGEGQLAHFVCQQLSAQYRLVRHVGFASAEAEAADLALVLSDAWDPSIHLKAEEVFQRSGVPWLRGFVSFGEGVIGPLVRAGSPGCSQCADYRRLLAGSDRKEMWELQQKVIAKGGMAADAWASRSGLLQTAALIAEEAASFLQGGTALSENHVFLINMQTFKSSRHFFMPDPLCTVCSKLPDDSATAARISLQPSPKVSPNSYRCRPMDELKEALAKDYLDSRTGFLNGKMRDLVSPFADSSVNLPLFTGDEACGGRTHSYAESELTAILEGLERYCGLSPRGKRTVVRDSFRNLQEQALNPVLVGVHETEQYNRPDFPFKPFDPERTIDWVWGYSFLQERPILVPELLAYYSSGCGGGFVYETSNGCALGGSLEEAIFYGILEVVERDSFLLTWYAQLPVPRLDPYSAGDLELGMMVDRLREVAGYDVHLFNSTMEHGIPSIWALAKNRTGKGLNLICAAGAHPDPLRAVKGAIHEVAGMLLTFNEKFEENREQYERMLHDPFEVRQMEDHSMLYSLPEAEQRLSFLLDDNRPLRTFEEEFKRSPGHSDLTDDLKTFLQIFRRLKLDVIVVDQTTPEILRNGLHCVKVLIPGMLPMTFGQHLIRLKGLERVLRVPAELGYAIEPLKLEQLNPYPHPFP, encoded by the coding sequence GTGAGAGCAATCGTGGCGGTGATCGGAGAAGGCCAGCTAGCGCATTTCGTCTGTCAGCAATTATCCGCTCAATACCGGCTCGTCAGGCATGTCGGCTTCGCTTCTGCAGAAGCTGAAGCGGCGGATTTGGCGCTTGTGCTTAGCGATGCGTGGGATCCGTCCATACATCTTAAGGCGGAGGAAGTATTTCAGCGGTCCGGAGTGCCTTGGCTCCGCGGCTTTGTTTCATTCGGCGAGGGCGTGATCGGTCCGCTTGTTCGCGCGGGCTCGCCGGGCTGCTCCCAATGCGCGGATTACAGGCGTCTGCTGGCAGGAAGCGACCGCAAGGAAATGTGGGAGCTGCAGCAGAAGGTTATCGCGAAAGGCGGAATGGCGGCTGACGCGTGGGCATCGCGAAGCGGGTTATTGCAGACGGCTGCCCTTATTGCAGAGGAAGCCGCGAGTTTCCTGCAGGGCGGGACGGCCCTCTCGGAGAATCATGTATTCCTGATCAATATGCAGACCTTTAAGAGCTCGCGTCACTTCTTTATGCCCGACCCCCTCTGCACGGTTTGCAGCAAACTGCCTGATGACTCTGCGACGGCTGCGCGTATTTCCCTGCAGCCAAGCCCAAAAGTCAGTCCCAATAGTTACCGGTGCCGTCCGATGGACGAACTTAAGGAAGCGTTAGCCAAAGATTATCTGGATTCGCGGACCGGCTTTTTGAACGGAAAAATGCGTGACCTTGTTTCACCCTTTGCCGATTCGAGTGTTAATTTGCCCTTGTTTACGGGGGATGAAGCTTGTGGGGGCAGGACTCATTCCTATGCGGAAAGCGAGCTAACTGCAATATTGGAGGGCCTGGAGCGTTATTGCGGTCTGTCGCCCCGAGGCAAAAGGACTGTTGTTCGCGACAGCTTCCGCAATTTGCAGGAACAGGCGCTGAACCCTGTGCTGGTAGGCGTACACGAGACGGAGCAGTACAACCGGCCGGATTTCCCGTTCAAGCCGTTTGACCCGGAACGGACGATCGACTGGGTGTGGGGGTATTCGTTCCTGCAGGAGCGTCCGATTCTCGTGCCGGAGCTGCTTGCTTATTACAGCTCGGGCTGCGGAGGCGGTTTTGTGTATGAAACCTCCAACGGCTGCGCGCTGGGCGGAAGTTTGGAGGAGGCTATCTTCTACGGCATTCTGGAGGTGGTGGAACGCGATTCCTTCCTGCTCACATGGTACGCGCAGCTGCCTGTTCCTCGTCTCGATCCCTATTCGGCTGGAGACCTTGAGCTGGGTATGATGGTCGACCGCTTACGCGAGGTGGCGGGCTACGATGTTCATTTATTTAACTCGACCATGGAGCATGGAATTCCAAGCATTTGGGCGCTTGCGAAAAACAGGACGGGGAAAGGACTGAACCTGATTTGCGCAGCCGGTGCACATCCGGATCCACTACGGGCGGTGAAAGGCGCCATTCACGAGGTTGCTGGCATGCTGCTCACTTTCAATGAGAAGTTCGAGGAGAATCGGGAGCAATATGAACGAATGCTCCATGACCCGTTCGAGGTAAGGCAAATGGAGGATCATTCCATGCTGTACAGTTTGCCGGAGGCTGAGCAGCGACTAAGTTTTCTGCTCGATGATAACCGTCCGCTGCGAACGTTTGAAGAGGAATTCAAGCGCAGTCCAGGCCATTCCGATCTCACTGACGATCTGAAGACGTTCCTCCAAATATTCCGCCGTTTGAAGCTGGATGTGATTGTGGTGGACCAGACAACGCCGGAGATTCTGCGAAACGGACTGCATTGCGTGAAAGTACTGATACCAGGCATGCTCCCGATGACCTTCGGGCAGCATCTCATCCGTCTTAAGGGACTGGAGAGGGTGCTGCGGGTGCCGGCGGAGCTTGGTTATGCGATAGAGCCGCTGAAGCTTGAACAACTCAATCCTTACCCGCATCCGTTTCCATAA